In the Piscinibacter sp. XHJ-5 genome, one interval contains:
- a CDS encoding AMP-binding protein, which produces MIIDSFDAGATAFPDRTFVQGGDVRLSYREAADASHAVAAALVRDVKPGTHVAVLSPNHPMVLPAMLGVMRSGAVFVPLNARDPIEDIVWFAKFCEVAVLICHEQYAPHLERLKSEIPTLKRVIGLTEPLERNGHCIVQWLKDFAGERVTVRREPDDIALIKSSGGTTGRPKAIMQSHRSLETAYRIANQFTPPRKDPVHLVVAPLTHAAGATMVALARFGARNVIAPSADPGVILEAIERERVTHIFLPPTMIYRLLAHPDVATRDCSSLEYVLYGAAPMSVDKLREGLARWGQVFMQSYGQSEVPGVITCLSRKDHFVHNDADLDKHLASAGRPSGACEVALMDDDGNIVPTGERGEIVARGDLVSPGYYNNPQATAEARAFGWHHTGDIGVFDENGYLYIVDRKKDMVISGGFNIYPSEIEQVIWGHPAVQDCAVVGIPDADWGERLTAVIELKPGCSATADEIVDLCRKRFGSLKTPKQVEFWPTLPRSPVGKVLKKDVRAQLTAASARA; this is translated from the coding sequence ATGATCATCGATTCATTCGACGCCGGCGCCACGGCATTTCCGGACCGCACCTTCGTCCAAGGCGGCGACGTGCGGCTCAGCTACCGTGAAGCGGCCGACGCGTCACACGCCGTCGCCGCCGCCCTGGTGCGCGACGTGAAGCCCGGCACCCATGTGGCCGTGCTCTCGCCCAACCACCCGATGGTGTTGCCGGCGATGCTGGGCGTGATGCGCAGCGGCGCCGTCTTCGTGCCGCTCAATGCGCGCGATCCCATCGAGGACATCGTCTGGTTCGCCAAGTTCTGCGAGGTCGCGGTGTTGATCTGCCACGAGCAGTACGCCCCGCATCTCGAACGCCTGAAGAGCGAGATTCCGACCCTCAAGCGCGTCATCGGTTTGACCGAACCGCTGGAACGCAACGGCCACTGCATCGTGCAATGGCTCAAGGACTTTGCCGGCGAACGCGTGACCGTGCGGCGTGAACCCGACGACATCGCGCTCATCAAGTCGTCCGGCGGCACCACCGGCCGTCCGAAGGCCATCATGCAGAGCCACCGATCGCTCGAGACGGCGTACCGCATCGCCAACCAGTTCACGCCGCCGCGCAAGGACCCGGTGCACCTGGTCGTCGCGCCGCTCACGCATGCGGCAGGCGCGACGATGGTCGCGCTGGCACGCTTCGGCGCGCGCAACGTGATCGCCCCGTCTGCCGACCCGGGCGTGATCCTGGAGGCGATCGAGCGCGAGCGGGTGACGCACATCTTCCTGCCGCCCACGATGATCTACCGCCTGCTCGCCCATCCCGATGTGGCGACGCGCGACTGCTCGTCGCTCGAGTACGTGCTGTACGGCGCCGCGCCGATGTCGGTCGACAAGCTGCGCGAGGGCCTCGCCCGCTGGGGCCAGGTGTTCATGCAGAGCTACGGCCAGTCGGAGGTGCCCGGGGTCATCACCTGCCTGTCGCGCAAGGACCACTTCGTGCACAACGACGCCGACCTCGACAAGCACCTCGCCTCCGCCGGCCGCCCTTCCGGTGCCTGTGAGGTGGCGCTGATGGACGACGACGGCAACATCGTGCCCACCGGCGAGCGCGGCGAGATCGTCGCCCGCGGCGACCTGGTTTCGCCCGGCTACTACAACAACCCGCAGGCCACCGCCGAGGCGCGCGCCTTCGGCTGGCACCACACCGGCGACATCGGCGTGTTCGACGAGAACGGCTACCTGTACATCGTCGATCGCAAGAAGGACATGGTCATCTCCGGCGGATTCAACATCTACCCGAGCGAGATCGAGCAGGTGATCTGGGGGCACCCCGCGGTGCAGGACTGCGCCGTGGTCGGCATCCCCGACGCCGACTGGGGCGAGCGCCTGACCGCGGTGATCGAGCTCAAGCCCGGCTGCAGCGCGACGGCAGACGAGATCGTCGACCTGTGCCGCAAGCGCTTCGGCAGCCTGAAGACGCCGAAGCAGGTCGAGTTCTGGCCCACGCTCCCGCGCAGCCCGGTCGGCAAGGTGCTGAAGAAGGACGTGCGCGCGCAACTCACGGCCGCATCGGCGCGGGCCTGA
- a CDS encoding Zn-ribbon domain-containing OB-fold protein, translating into MNASPTRPQPIATAETARYWRAALEGRLEIQHCPACARHQFYPRPFCTQCLSDQIEWVQASGRGRVYTYTVCHVAAHPAFESRVPYAIAMVELDEGVRLLAGVVDSDLDRLSVGARVQVCFERISDEIALPMFRLADGA; encoded by the coding sequence GTGAACGCATCACCCACGAGACCGCAGCCGATCGCCACCGCCGAGACCGCGCGCTATTGGCGCGCGGCGCTCGAAGGCCGGCTCGAGATCCAGCACTGCCCCGCCTGCGCGCGGCACCAGTTCTATCCGCGCCCCTTTTGCACCCAATGCCTGTCCGACCAGATCGAGTGGGTGCAGGCCAGCGGCCGCGGACGGGTCTACACCTACACGGTGTGCCACGTCGCTGCGCATCCCGCGTTCGAGTCGCGCGTGCCGTATGCGATCGCGATGGTCGAGCTCGACGAGGGCGTGCGCCTGCTGGCAGGCGTCGTCGATTCGGACCTCGATCGCCTTTCCGTCGGCGCGCGGGTGCAGGTGTGCTTCGAACGCATCAGCGACGAGATCGCGCTGCCGATGTTCCGGCTCGCGGACGGCGCTTGA